From a region of the Paracoccus sp. TOH genome:
- the cyoB gene encoding cytochrome o ubiquinol oxidase subunit I → MVTPSNETTFLLGRLNWDAIPKEPIVWATFAAVAIGGVALLAVLTKYRLWGYLWKEWFTSVDHKKIGIMYIILALIMFVRGFADAIMMRLQQVWAFGGSEGYLNSHHYDQIFTAHGVIMIFFVAMPFVTGLMNYVVPLQIGARDVSFPFLNNFSFWMTVGGAVITMASLFVGEFAQTGWLAFPPLSGIGYSPWVGVDYYIWGLQVAGVGTTLSGINLLVTILKMRAPGMTMMRMPVFTWTSFCTNILIVASFPVLTMTLILLTLDRYVGTNFFTNDLGGNPMMYINLIWIWGHPEVYILILPLFGVFSEVASTFSGKRLFGYSSMVYATVCITVLSYLVWLHHFFTMGSGASVNSFFGITTMIISIPTGAKLFNWLFTMYGGRIRYELPMLWTVAFMLTFVIGGMTGVLLAVPPADFVLHNSLFLIAHFHNVIIGGVLFGCFAAVNYWWPKAFGFKLDVFWGKVSFWFWVVGFWFAFMPLYILGLMGVTRRLRVFDDPDLRIWFAIAAFGAVLIACGIAAMFVQFGVSILRRNRADYRDVTGDPWNGRTLEWATSSPPPAYNFAFNPISHGLDSWWEMKQNGAARPTAGFMPIHMPKNTGTGVILAALATICGMALIWYIWWLAAASFLGIIAVSIGHTFNYNRDYYIPVSEIEATEDARTRQLAQGA, encoded by the coding sequence ATGGTTACGCCTTCCAACGAAACCACCTTCCTTCTGGGCCGCCTGAACTGGGACGCGATCCCGAAGGAGCCCATCGTCTGGGCCACCTTCGCCGCCGTCGCCATCGGCGGGGTCGCGCTGCTTGCGGTGCTGACGAAATACCGGCTCTGGGGCTATCTCTGGAAAGAATGGTTCACTTCGGTCGATCACAAGAAGATCGGCATCATGTACATCATCCTGGCGCTGATCATGTTCGTGCGCGGCTTTGCCGATGCGATCATGATGCGGTTGCAGCAGGTCTGGGCCTTCGGCGGCTCCGAGGGCTACCTGAACAGCCACCACTATGACCAGATCTTCACCGCCCATGGCGTGATCATGATCTTCTTCGTGGCCATGCCCTTCGTCACCGGGCTGATGAACTACGTCGTGCCGCTGCAGATCGGCGCGCGCGACGTGTCCTTCCCGTTCCTGAACAATTTCTCGTTCTGGATGACGGTGGGGGGCGCGGTCATCACCATGGCCTCGCTGTTCGTGGGCGAGTTCGCGCAGACCGGCTGGCTGGCCTTTCCGCCGCTTTCGGGCATCGGCTACAGCCCCTGGGTCGGGGTCGACTATTACATCTGGGGTCTGCAGGTCGCCGGCGTCGGCACCACGCTCTCGGGTATCAACCTGCTGGTGACGATCCTGAAGATGCGGGCGCCGGGCATGACGATGATGCGGATGCCGGTCTTCACCTGGACCTCGTTCTGCACCAATATCCTGATCGTCGCCTCGTTCCCGGTGCTGACCATGACGCTGATCCTGCTGACGCTGGACCGCTATGTCGGCACCAACTTCTTCACCAACGATCTTGGCGGCAATCCGATGATGTATATCAACCTCATCTGGATCTGGGGCCATCCCGAGGTCTATATCCTGATCCTGCCGCTGTTCGGGGTGTTCTCGGAAGTCGCCTCGACCTTCTCGGGCAAGCGGCTGTTCGGCTATTCCTCGATGGTCTACGCGACCGTCTGCATCACGGTGCTGTCCTATCTGGTCTGGCTGCACCATTTCTTCACCATGGGCTCGGGCGCCTCGGTGAACTCGTTCTTCGGGATCACCACGATGATCATCTCGATCCCGACCGGGGCCAAGCTCTTCAACTGGCTGTTCACCATGTATGGCGGCCGCATCCGCTATGAACTGCCGATGTTGTGGACGGTGGCCTTCATGCTGACCTTCGTCATCGGCGGCATGACGGGCGTGCTGCTGGCGGTGCCGCCGGCCGATTTCGTGCTGCACAACTCGCTGTTCCTGATCGCGCATTTCCACAACGTCATCATCGGCGGCGTGTTGTTTGGCTGCTTCGCGGCGGTGAACTACTGGTGGCCCAAGGCCTTCGGCTTCAAGCTGGACGTGTTCTGGGGCAAGGTTTCGTTCTGGTTCTGGGTGGTCGGCTTCTGGTTCGCCTTCATGCCGCTCTATATCCTGGGGCTGATGGGCGTCACCCGTCGGCTGCGGGTCTTCGACGACCCGGACCTGCGGATCTGGTTCGCCATCGCCGCCTTCGGTGCGGTGCTGATCGCCTGCGGCATCGCCGCCATGTTCGTGCAGTTCGGCGTCTCGATCCTGCGCCGCAACCGGGCGGATTATCGCGACGTGACCGGCGATCCCTGGAACGGCCGGACGCTGGAATGGGCGACCTCCTCGCCGCCGCCGGCCTATAACTTCGCCTTCAACCCGATCTCGCACGGGCTGGACAGCTGGTGGGAGATGAAGCAGAACGGCGCCGCGCGCCCGACCGCCGGCTTCATGCCGATCCACATGCCGAAGAACACCGGCACCGGCGTGATCCTGGCGGCGCTGGCCACCATCTGCGGCATGGCGCTGATCTGGTATATCTGGTGGCTGGCGGCGGCCAGCTTCCTGGGCATCATCGCCGTCTCGATCGGCCATACCTTCAACTACAACCGCGACTATTACATCCCGGTCTCGGAAATCGAGGCGACCGAGGATGCCCGGACGCGCCAGCTTGCGCAGGGGGCCTGA
- the cyoC gene encoding cytochrome o ubiquinol oxidase subunit III — MSHATTDTMDRYWELEPHHHPEGASTSLGFWVYLMSDCLMFAVLFAVYGVLGTSFAAGPGPKDLFDLELVAVNTAMLLLSSITFGFAMLAMGKGDKRATLRWLAVTLFFGLCFLGIELYEFHHLIHVGAGPQRSGFLSAFFTLVGTHGLHVTFGSIWLVTLMVQITRTGLIPANQRRMVCLSMFWHFLDVIWIGVFTFVYLLGMI; from the coding sequence ATGAGCCACGCGACAACCGACACCATGGACCGCTACTGGGAACTGGAGCCCCATCACCACCCCGAAGGGGCCTCGACCAGCCTGGGCTTCTGGGTCTACCTGATGAGCGACTGCCTGATGTTCGCGGTGCTCTTTGCGGTCTATGGCGTGCTGGGCACCAGCTTCGCCGCCGGGCCGGGCCCCAAGGATCTGTTCGACCTCGAGCTGGTGGCGGTCAACACCGCCATGCTGCTGCTCTCGTCGATCACCTTCGGCTTCGCCATGCTGGCCATGGGCAAGGGTGACAAGCGGGCCACGCTGCGCTGGCTGGCGGTGACGCTGTTCTTCGGCCTATGCTTCCTGGGCATCGAGCTTTACGAGTTCCACCACCTGATCCATGTCGGCGCCGGGCCGCAGCGGTCCGGCTTCCTGTCGGCCTTCTTCACGCTGGTCGGGACGCACGGGCTGCATGTCACCTTCGGCTCGATCTGGCTGGTGACGCTGATGGTGCAGATCACCCGCACCGGGCTGATCCCCGCCAACCAGCGCCGCATGGTCTGCCTGTCGATGTTCTGGCACTTCCTCGACGTCATCTGGATCGGCGTCTTCACCTTCGTCTATCTGCTGGGGATGATCTGA
- the cyoD gene encoding cytochrome o ubiquinol oxidase subunit IV — translation MSAEHAHSHLDDHGHDHGSHASYLKGFLLSVILTALPFGIVMAGGFESRGLTALVVIGFAVVQILVHMVYFLHMNGKQEEGWTMLSTIFTVVVVVILLAGSLWVMYHMNTNMMPQMDHEMMQGIGS, via the coding sequence ATGTCTGCCGAACACGCGCATTCGCATCTCGACGATCACGGCCACGACCATGGCAGCCATGCCTCTTACCTCAAGGGGTTCCTGCTCTCGGTGATCCTGACCGCCCTGCCCTTCGGCATCGTCATGGCCGGCGGCTTCGAAAGCCGCGGGCTGACGGCGCTGGTCGTCATCGGCTTCGCCGTCGTGCAGATTCTGGTCCACATGGTCTATTTCCTGCACATGAACGGCAAGCAGGAGGAGGGCTGGACCATGCTCTCGACCATCTTCACCGTGGTGGTGGTGGTGATCCTGCTGGCCGGGTCGCTGTGGGTCATGTATCACATGAACACCAACATGATGCCGCAGATGGATCACGAGATGATGCAGGGCATCGGCTCGTGA
- a CDS encoding SURF1 family protein: MALLTGALAIFVLLCGLGIWQVQRLAWKTDLIARVETRLAAEPAPAPGPRDWPELSAGADEYRRLTVSGRFRAGSDTLVKAVTDRGAGFWVMTPLLTDQGWPVLVNRGFVPGTARAEADRVLPGGPVTITGLLRMSQPGGAFLRKNDPEAGRWYSRDVAAIADRRGLTGAAPYFIDADARADADLPIGGLTVVSFRNSHLGYAFTWFSLAALWAGWLIWLWRRGAGQG; the protein is encoded by the coding sequence CTGGCGCTCCTGACCGGGGCGCTGGCCATTTTCGTTCTGCTTTGCGGGCTGGGCATCTGGCAGGTGCAACGCCTGGCCTGGAAGACCGACCTGATCGCCCGGGTCGAGACCCGGCTGGCGGCCGAGCCGGCGCCCGCCCCCGGTCCGCGGGACTGGCCGGAACTTTCGGCCGGGGCGGACGAATACCGCCGCCTGACCGTCTCGGGCCGCTTCCGCGCCGGCAGCGATACGCTGGTCAAGGCGGTGACGGATCGCGGCGCCGGCTTCTGGGTGATGACGCCGCTGCTTACCGACCAGGGCTGGCCGGTGCTGGTCAATCGCGGCTTCGTCCCCGGAACCGCCCGGGCCGAGGCCGACCGGGTGCTGCCCGGCGGCCCGGTCACGATCACCGGGCTGCTGCGCATGAGCCAGCCCGGCGGCGCCTTCCTGCGCAAGAACGATCCCGAGGCCGGCCGCTGGTATTCCCGCGACGTCGCGGCCATCGCCGACCGGCGGGGACTGACCGGCGCCGCGCCCTATTTCATCGACGCCGATGCCCGCGCCGATGCCGATCTGCCCATCGGCGGGCTGACCGTGGTCAGCTTCCGCAACAGCCATCTGGGCTATGCGTTCACCTGGTTCTCGCTGGCCGCGCTTTGGGCCGGCTGGCTGATCTGGCTGTGGCGGCGCGGCGCCGGCCAGGGCTGA
- a CDS encoding sugar phosphate isomerase/epimerase has translation MRIAIDPFMHRHLPLEQIPAKVKELGYDWIELSPRGDFLEWFKAPRVFPDRIKTLKRALNKAEVGIASLLPMYRWASNDETERQAAVRHWKRAIEIAVELGVDTMNSEFGRGPHPDKGGCYCCHTGSMIESCEDAWWRSMEELVPIFEREGITLHVEPHPEDWCETLQPALDIIRTVNSPRVRFLYCAPHTFYFGDDTKAMLREAADVLAHVHVGDTFNHKASSGLRYILNPPGTQARVHQHLDIGQGEVPWDDFFGTLAEIGFDGIMTACVFAWEDRADHSGRFMRAEMQKYIDQYWK, from the coding sequence ATGCGCATTGCCATCGACCCCTTCATGCACCGTCACCTGCCGCTGGAACAGATCCCGGCCAAGGTCAAGGAACTCGGCTACGACTGGATCGAGCTGAGCCCGCGCGGCGATTTCCTGGAATGGTTCAAGGCGCCGCGCGTCTTTCCCGACCGCATCAAGACGCTGAAACGGGCGCTGAACAAGGCCGAGGTCGGCATCGCCAGCCTGCTGCCGATGTATCGCTGGGCCTCGAACGACGAGACCGAGCGCCAGGCCGCCGTCAGGCACTGGAAACGCGCCATCGAGATCGCCGTCGAGCTGGGCGTGGATACCATGAACAGCGAATTCGGCCGCGGCCCGCATCCCGACAAGGGCGGCTGCTATTGCTGTCATACCGGCAGCATGATCGAGTCCTGCGAGGACGCCTGGTGGCGCAGCATGGAGGAACTGGTTCCGATCTTCGAGCGCGAGGGCATCACCCTGCATGTCGAGCCGCATCCCGAGGACTGGTGCGAGACCCTGCAGCCGGCGCTCGACATCATCCGCACGGTGAATTCGCCGCGGGTGAGATTCCTCTATTGTGCGCCGCATACCTTCTATTTCGGCGACGACACCAAGGCGATGCTGCGCGAGGCCGCCGATGTGCTGGCGCATGTCCATGTCGGCGACACGTTCAACCACAAGGCCAGTTCGGGCCTGCGCTACATCCTGAACCCGCCGGGCACCCAGGCCCGCGTGCACCAGCATCTCGACATCGGCCAGGGCGAGGTGCCCTGGGACGATTTCTTCGGCACCCTGGCCGAGATCGGCTTCGACGGCATCATGACCGCCTGCGTCTTCGCCTGGGAGGACCGCGCCGATCACTCCGGCCGCTTCATGCGCGCCGAGATGCAGAAATATATCGACCAGTATTGGAAATAG
- a CDS encoding sn-glycerol-3-phosphate import ATP-binding protein UgpC, whose product MAGILLNDVRKSYAGNQVIHGISMEVADGEFVVIVGPSGCGKSTLLRMVAGLEAISAGTIEIGGKVVNDLEPRQRDIAMVFQNYALYPHMSVRENMAYGLKIARLPKAEIAARVAKAATMLELEPYLDRKPRALSGGQRQRVAMGRALVREPAALLLDEPLSNLDAKLRVQMRLQIKEMHLRTGQTTLYVTHDQVEAMTLADRLIVMNKGVAEQIATPLEVYERPASEFVAGFIGSPAMNIFTVRAGEGGVTLPGGAVLPLPVPPRGGDLRLGLRPEHLRLAQAGEAAIPVLLRSVERLGADAFGYGVIEGSDVAMVLRLPGSSRAERGDRIQAVPDAAHLHFFDPETGRRVEG is encoded by the coding sequence ATGGCCGGCATCCTGCTCAATGACGTCCGCAAGAGCTATGCGGGAAACCAGGTCATCCACGGCATCAGCATGGAGGTCGCGGACGGCGAATTCGTGGTGATCGTCGGCCCCTCGGGCTGCGGCAAGTCCACGCTTCTGCGCATGGTGGCGGGGCTGGAGGCGATCAGCGCCGGCACCATCGAGATCGGCGGCAAGGTGGTCAACGACCTGGAGCCGCGCCAGCGCGACATCGCCATGGTGTTCCAGAACTATGCGCTTTATCCGCATATGTCGGTGCGCGAGAACATGGCTTATGGCCTCAAGATCGCCCGGCTGCCGAAAGCCGAGATCGCGGCCCGCGTGGCCAAGGCCGCGACCATGCTGGAGCTGGAGCCCTATCTGGACCGCAAGCCGCGCGCGCTGTCCGGCGGCCAGCGCCAGCGCGTCGCCATGGGCCGGGCGCTGGTGCGCGAGCCGGCGGCGCTGCTGCTGGACGAGCCGCTGTCGAATCTCGACGCCAAGCTGCGGGTGCAGATGCGCCTGCAGATCAAGGAGATGCACCTGCGCACCGGCCAGACCACGCTTTACGTCACCCATGACCAGGTCGAGGCGATGACGCTGGCCGACCGGCTGATCGTGATGAACAAGGGCGTGGCCGAGCAGATCGCGACGCCTTTGGAGGTCTACGAACGCCCGGCCAGCGAATTCGTGGCGGGCTTCATCGGCTCGCCGGCGATGAACATCTTCACCGTCCGGGCGGGCGAGGGCGGCGTCACCTTGCCGGGCGGCGCGGTCCTGCCGCTGCCGGTCCCGCCGCGCGGCGGCGACCTGCGCCTTGGGCTGCGCCCCGAACATCTGCGGCTGGCGCAGGCCGGCGAGGCGGCGATCCCGGTGCTGCTGCGCTCGGTCGAGCGGCTGGGCGCGGATGCCTTCGGCTATGGCGTGATCGAGGGGTCGGATGTGGCGATGGTGCTGCGGCTGCCCGGCAGCAGCCGGGCCGAGCGCGGCGACCGCATCCAGGCGGTGCCGGATGCCGCGCATCTGCATTTCTTCGACCCGGAAACCGGCCGCCGCGTCGAGGGTTGA
- the ugpE gene encoding sn-glycerol-3-phosphate ABC transporter permease UgpE: MAEASPLAPRGPGRLVAHFWMILGVIVVAFPVYYVFIASTHSTQTILRPPLPLLPGPEAAANYGEAFEGGVRRIGGVSLWRLLANTTIVAMGIALGKIAISMASAYAIVFFRFPLRMACFWLIFITLMLPVEVRIQPTYKVMVDLGLIDTYPGLILPLIASATATLLFRQFFMTIPDELLEAARVDGAGPWRFFKDILWPLSLTNVAAIFVIQFIYGWTQYLWPLLVTNSNEMNTIVIALKKMISFADADTPWNLVMVTSVLAILPPILVVVLMQRWFVKGLVETEK, encoded by the coding sequence ATGGCTGAGGCATCCCCCCTGGCCCCCCGCGGGCCGGGCCGGTTGGTCGCGCATTTCTGGATGATCCTCGGCGTGATCGTGGTGGCCTTCCCGGTCTATTACGTCTTCATCGCCTCGACCCACAGCACCCAGACCATCCTGCGCCCGCCGCTGCCGCTGCTGCCCGGTCCCGAGGCCGCGGCGAATTACGGCGAGGCCTTCGAGGGCGGCGTGCGGCGCATCGGCGGCGTCAGCCTGTGGCGGCTGCTGGCCAATACCACCATCGTCGCCATGGGCATCGCGCTGGGAAAGATCGCCATTTCCATGGCCTCGGCCTATGCCATCGTCTTCTTCCGCTTTCCGCTGCGCATGGCCTGTTTCTGGCTGATCTTCATCACCCTGATGCTGCCGGTCGAGGTGCGCATCCAGCCCACTTACAAGGTCATGGTCGATCTGGGGCTGATCGACACCTATCCGGGGCTGATCCTGCCCCTGATCGCCTCGGCCACCGCGACGCTGCTGTTCCGGCAGTTCTTCATGACCATCCCCGACGAGTTGCTGGAGGCCGCGCGCGTCGATGGCGCCGGCCCGTGGCGGTTCTTCAAGGACATCCTGTGGCCGCTGTCGCTGACCAATGTGGCGGCGATCTTCGTGATCCAGTTCATCTATGGCTGGACGCAATACCTGTGGCCGCTGCTGGTCACCAATTCCAATGAAATGAACACCATCGTCATCGCGCTGAAGAAGATGATCTCCTTTGCCGATGCCGATACGCCCTGGAACCTGGTGATGGTCACAAGCGTGCTGGCCATCCTGCCGCCGATCCTGGTGGTGGTGCTGATGCAGCGCTGGTTCGTCAAGGGCCTGGTCGAGACGGAGAAATAG
- the ugpA gene encoding sn-glycerol-3-phosphate ABC transporter permease UgpA, protein MRRTVFPHKLLPWLLLAPQLAITLIFFYWPAAQAFRQSMLREDAFGLKSTFVGLANFRKVLGDPNYLNAVQVTAVFSALVALFAMAIALFLAVQAEKVIRGKGFYRTLMIWPYAVAPAIAGMLWLFMFNPSFGTLAWPLRQMGIRWNPLLDADHAMILVVAAATWKQISYNFLFFVSGLQAIPRSLLEAAAIDGASRRHAFWTIVFPLLTPTTFFLLVVNTVYALFDTFGIIHAVTGGGPGKATETLVYKVYNDGFVNLILGDSAAQSVILMLIVIGLTAFQFRFIERRVHYG, encoded by the coding sequence ATGAGGCGCACGGTCTTTCCGCACAAGCTGCTGCCCTGGCTGCTGCTGGCGCCGCAGCTGGCAATCACGCTGATCTTCTTCTACTGGCCGGCGGCGCAGGCGTTCCGGCAATCCATGCTGCGCGAGGATGCCTTCGGGCTGAAATCGACCTTCGTGGGCCTGGCGAATTTCCGCAAGGTGCTGGGCGATCCGAACTACCTGAACGCGGTGCAGGTCACCGCGGTCTTTTCGGCACTGGTGGCGCTTTTCGCCATGGCGATCGCGCTGTTCCTGGCGGTGCAGGCGGAAAAGGTCATCCGCGGCAAGGGGTTCTACCGCACGCTGATGATCTGGCCCTATGCGGTGGCGCCGGCCATCGCCGGGATGCTGTGGCTGTTCATGTTCAACCCGTCCTTCGGCACGCTGGCCTGGCCGCTGCGGCAGATGGGCATTCGCTGGAACCCGCTGCTGGACGCCGATCACGCCATGATCCTGGTGGTGGCGGCGGCGACATGGAAGCAGATCAGCTATAATTTCCTGTTCTTTGTCTCTGGCTTGCAGGCGATTCCTCGATCTCTTCTGGAAGCGGCGGCCATCGACGGCGCCTCGCGGCGGCACGCCTTCTGGACCATCGTTTTCCCGCTGCTGACGCCGACCACCTTCTTCCTGCTGGTGGTGAACACGGTCTATGCGCTGTTCGACACCTTCGGCATCATCCATGCGGTGACCGGCGGCGGCCCCGGCAAGGCCACGGAAACATTGGTCTACAAGGTCTATAACGACGGTTTCGTGAACCTGATCCTGGGCGATTCCGCCGCGCAATCGGTGATCCTGATGCTCATCGTCATCGGCCTGACCGCCTTCCAGTTCCGCTTTATCGAAAGGCGGGTGCATTATGGCTGA
- the ugpB gene encoding sn-glycerol-3-phosphate ABC transporter substrate-binding protein UgpB — translation MQRTVFWLAGLMALPVAAEAKTEISWWHAMTGANAEVVTKIASDFNASQEDYEVKPVFKGTYPETLNAGIAAFRAGQAPDIIQVFDVGTGVMMGAQGAIKPVAEVLKEGGYDFDKSQYLPGIVGYYSTPEGEMLSFPYNSSSPILYYNKDIFEKAGLDVENPPKTWAEVWTAARKIKESGAASCGYTSTWLTWIHTENFAAWNNVSWATNENGLAGTPELKIDGPLFVKHFQELADLAKEGVFVYGGRTSEAKQNFTSGECGILTESSGGLGDIVKSGMNYGIGQLPYDETAEGAPQNTTPGGASLWVMGGKSDETYKGVAAFFNFLSQTEVQQYLHEQSGYLPVTMAAYEATKASDFYQKNPGRETPILQMMGKPPTENSKGVRAPNLPQLRDIQNEEYEKMLAGQQDAATALKNAAERGNAAIKEAVGG, via the coding sequence ATGCAAAGAACCGTTTTCTGGCTTGCCGGGCTGATGGCGCTGCCCGTCGCGGCCGAGGCCAAGACCGAGATTTCCTGGTGGCACGCCATGACCGGCGCCAATGCCGAGGTGGTGACCAAGATCGCCAGCGATTTCAACGCCAGCCAAGAAGATTACGAGGTCAAGCCCGTCTTCAAGGGCACCTATCCCGAGACGCTGAACGCCGGCATCGCCGCCTTCCGCGCCGGGCAGGCCCCGGACATCATCCAGGTCTTCGACGTCGGCACCGGGGTGATGATGGGCGCCCAGGGCGCCATCAAGCCGGTGGCCGAGGTGCTGAAGGAAGGCGGCTACGACTTCGACAAGAGCCAGTATCTTCCCGGCATCGTCGGCTATTACTCGACCCCCGAGGGCGAGATGCTGTCCTTCCCCTACAACTCCTCCTCGCCGATCCTGTATTACAACAAGGACATCTTCGAAAAGGCGGGGCTGGACGTCGAGAATCCGCCCAAGACCTGGGCCGAGGTCTGGACCGCCGCCCGCAAGATCAAGGAATCGGGCGCCGCGAGCTGCGGCTATACCTCGACCTGGCTGACCTGGATCCATACCGAGAATTTCGCCGCCTGGAACAATGTCAGCTGGGCCACGAACGAGAACGGCCTGGCCGGCACCCCCGAGCTGAAGATCGACGGCCCGCTGTTCGTCAAGCATTTCCAGGAGCTTGCGGACCTGGCGAAAGAGGGCGTCTTCGTCTATGGCGGCCGCACCAGCGAGGCCAAGCAGAACTTCACCTCGGGCGAATGCGGCATCCTGACCGAAAGCTCGGGCGGCCTGGGCGATATCGTCAAGTCGGGCATGAACTACGGCATCGGCCAGCTGCCCTATGACGAGACTGCCGAGGGCGCGCCGCAGAACACCACGCCGGGCGGCGCCTCGCTTTGGGTGATGGGCGGCAAGTCGGACGAGACCTACAAGGGCGTCGCCGCCTTCTTCAACTTCCTGTCGCAGACCGAGGTGCAGCAATATCTGCACGAACAGTCGGGCTATCTGCCGGTGACCATGGCGGCTTACGAGGCGACCAAGGCTTCGGATTTCTACCAGAAGAATCCGGGCCGCGAGACGCCGATCCTGCAGATGATGGGCAAGCCGCCGACCGAAAACTCCAAGGGTGTCCGCGCCCCGAACCTGCCGCAGCTGCGCGACATCCAGAACGAGGAATACGAGAAGATGCTGGCGGGTCAGCAGGATGCGGCCACGGCGCTGAAGAACGCGGCAGAACGCGGCAATGCCGCGATCAAGGAAGCCGTGGGCGGCTGA
- the ada gene encoding bifunctional DNA-binding transcriptional regulator/O6-methylguanine-DNA methyltransferase Ada — translation MDQRPLPPQNDPRWQQVLARDATADGRFVYAVRSTGVYCRPSCPSRRARPENVRFFPGPDEAEAAGFRPCRRCNPRGLSTAKANAALVAAACRLIEASDSPPSLDALAEAAGMSRFHFHRQFKAATGLTPRAYAAAHRAGRLRERLRGSDSVTGAIYEAGFNASSRFYEGADAMLGMTPSAWRKGGAGAEIRFALGQCALGAILVAQSRRGICAIALGDDPEALLRDFQDRFPRATLIGGDPEFEALVARVVGFVEAPRLGLDLPLDIRGTAFQQRVWQALRQIPPGTTASYAEIARRIGAPRATRAVAQACAANAIAVAIPCHRVVRSDGGLSGYRWGVARKRTLLDRETTG, via the coding sequence ATGGATCAGCGTCCCCTTCCCCCCCAGAACGATCCGCGCTGGCAGCAGGTGCTGGCACGCGACGCCACCGCCGACGGGCGTTTCGTCTATGCGGTGCGCTCGACCGGGGTCTATTGCCGGCCCTCCTGCCCGTCGCGCCGTGCCCGGCCCGAGAACGTCCGCTTTTTCCCCGGCCCGGACGAAGCCGAGGCGGCGGGCTTTCGGCCCTGCCGGCGCTGCAACCCGCGCGGGCTTTCGACGGCCAAGGCCAATGCCGCCCTGGTCGCCGCCGCCTGCCGGCTGATCGAGGCATCGGACAGCCCGCCCAGCCTCGACGCGCTGGCCGAGGCGGCGGGGATGAGCCGGTTCCATTTCCACCGCCAGTTCAAGGCGGCGACCGGGCTGACGCCGCGCGCCTATGCCGCCGCGCATCGCGCGGGACGGCTGCGCGAGCGGCTGCGGGGCAGCGACAGCGTGACCGGGGCGATCTACGAGGCCGGTTTCAACGCCAGCAGCCGTTTCTACGAAGGCGCGGACGCCATGCTGGGCATGACGCCCTCGGCCTGGCGCAAGGGCGGCGCGGGCGCCGAGATCCGCTTCGCGCTGGGGCAATGCGCGCTGGGCGCCATCCTGGTCGCGCAAAGCCGGCGCGGCATCTGTGCCATCGCGCTTGGCGACGACCCCGAGGCGCTGCTGCGCGACTTCCAGGACCGCTTTCCCCGCGCCACCCTGATCGGCGGCGACCCGGAATTCGAGGCGCTGGTGGCCCGCGTCGTCGGCTTCGTCGAGGCCCCGCGCCTGGGGCTGGACCTGCCGCTGGACATCCGCGGCACCGCCTTCCAGCAGCGGGTCTGGCAGGCGCTGCGGCAGATCCCGCCCGGCACCACGGCCAGTTATGCCGAAATTGCCCGCCGCATCGGCGCACCGCGCGCCACCCGCGCCGTGGCCCAGGCCTGCGCCGCCAACGCCATCGCCGTGGCCATCCCCTGCCACCGGGTGGTGCGCAGCGACGGCGGCTTGTCGGGCTATCGCTGGGGCGTCGCCCGCAAACGCACCCTGCTGGACCGGGAAACCACCGGCTAG